One window of Bacillus sp. THAF10 genomic DNA carries:
- a CDS encoding helix-turn-helix transcriptional regulator — protein MIQSTIHSLSVPTRRQILALLRDKELTSTEIASNFDISPPAISQHLKVLEQSGLVTLRKEGTKRYYRVRREGFTDIKNYIDQFWDNSLQLLKEAAEAEERKKHEPND, from the coding sequence ATGATTCAATCTACCATTCATTCATTGTCTGTACCTACCCGCCGTCAAATTTTAGCTTTGTTACGGGATAAGGAGCTTACGTCAACGGAGATCGCATCCAATTTTGATATCTCTCCTCCTGCCATATCCCAACATCTCAAGGTCCTGGAGCAATCCGGTCTTGTCACACTCCGAAAGGAAGGAACGAAACGATACTATCGAGTGAGGAGAGAAGGATTCACGGATATCAAAAACTACATCGACCAATTCTGGGACAACAGCTTGCAACTATTAAAAGAAGCTGCAGAAGCGGAAGAAAGGAAGAAGCATGAGCCAAACGACTGA
- a CDS encoding magnesium chelatase domain-containing protein: MKKCDRCQDREATIRVTGDWSEWLCLRCYNEEVADESKVTLETMPEELAVRDFTGVRRSFLVLQRLHPNGIFIEAVENTDQKIVVNLSPSDQKKNGALLDLAIAIAVLKI; the protein is encoded by the coding sequence ATGAAGAAGTGTGATCGTTGTCAGGATCGAGAAGCTACCATCAGGGTAACAGGTGATTGGTCGGAGTGGCTATGCCTTCGTTGCTATAATGAAGAAGTTGCTGATGAGTCGAAGGTTACGTTAGAGACAATGCCTGAAGAGCTAGCAGTTAGGGATTTTACGGGAGTTAGAAGGAGCTTTCTTGTTCTCCAGAGGCTTCATCCAAATGGAATATTCATAGAGGCTGTAGAGAATACCGATCAGAAGATTGTGGTGAATCTTTCTCCTTCTGATCAGAAGAAAAATGGTGCTTTGTTGGATTTGGCCATTGCGATTGCGGTGTTAAAGATTTAA
- a CDS encoding oligosaccharide flippase family protein translates to MLSKIKKSLTTNKKNIAKISSGTLLGQVISIILLPILTRIYGPTVIGFWTLLIAISTIIRSFSDIGLTKSIMIEEDENIERTYKVITTTVLFISILSSMLITMYFSIVPTNISISLTFLFAFSMVLFFTTQQIQVCYTWLNRKGEYNVLMKNPLINNLVYGSVAVSLGLLGMDLYGYFIGHIVGQVVTLIHMKRHLPNKFFTFKFEDYKLCISNNKRFVKYQMPTGVLTNFKNQLPILLIEGLWGTKLLGYYSITVRLLGIPITILASAIGRVFFQTISNKQKKGNDIGYFVFRNMTNGMKVAIIPIALLMAFGDIITIIFLGSDWKIAGDFVRILAIQYFFMFLMNTVQGLEVTINKQKYAMISCIVQIFFSILGALIGKFVFDDIYFGLFLMTIFFIIINITYFSILFKVMNISSKKYIKNAILCVLLILLLSAVFRSVFNFFGIIDIMYRF, encoded by the coding sequence ATGTTAAGTAAAATAAAAAAAAGTTTAACCACAAATAAAAAGAATATAGCTAAGATTTCTTCAGGTACATTGCTAGGACAAGTAATATCAATTATTTTACTACCAATTCTTACACGCATATATGGTCCAACTGTGATAGGGTTTTGGACACTGTTAATAGCTATATCTACAATTATTAGGTCATTTTCTGATATTGGACTAACAAAGTCAATAATGATTGAGGAAGACGAAAATATTGAAAGAACGTATAAAGTAATAACTACGACTGTATTATTCATAAGTATTCTATCATCTATGTTAATTACGATGTATTTTAGTATAGTACCAACCAATATTTCTATTAGTCTAACATTTTTATTCGCTTTTAGTATGGTTCTATTTTTCACAACACAGCAAATACAAGTATGCTATACATGGCTTAACCGCAAAGGTGAGTATAATGTTTTGATGAAAAATCCCTTAATCAACAACCTAGTATATGGTTCTGTGGCAGTTTCACTAGGTTTATTAGGTATGGACCTTTATGGTTACTTTATAGGTCATATCGTTGGTCAAGTAGTAACGTTAATACACATGAAACGTCATTTACCCAATAAGTTTTTTACTTTTAAATTTGAGGATTACAAATTATGTATTAGTAATAACAAAAGGTTTGTAAAATATCAGATGCCTACAGGGGTGTTAACGAATTTTAAAAATCAGTTACCGATTTTACTAATTGAAGGTCTTTGGGGAACGAAGCTATTAGGTTATTATTCTATAACTGTAAGGTTGTTAGGTATACCCATTACTATATTAGCAAGTGCTATAGGGCGTGTTTTTTTTCAAACTATTTCTAATAAACAAAAGAAAGGAAACGATATTGGGTACTTTGTATTTAGAAATATGACAAACGGTATGAAAGTTGCGATTATACCTATTGCTTTGCTCATGGCATTTGGTGATATTATTACTATTATATTTTTAGGATCAGACTGGAAAATTGCAGGAGATTTTGTGAGAATTCTAGCCATTCAATATTTTTTCATGTTTTTAATGAATACAGTACAAGGGTTAGAAGTAACAATAAATAAACAAAAGTATGCAATGATATCATGTATAGTACAGATTTTTTTCAGTATATTGGGTGCACTGATAGGTAAGTTTGTATTTGATGATATATATTTTGGATTATTCCTTATGACTATATTCTTTATAATAATAAATATCACATATTTTAGTATATTATTTAAAGTTATGAACATTTCTAGTAAAAAATACATCAAAAATGCTATTCTATGTGTTTTGTTGATTTTGTTATTATCTGCAGTATTTAGATCAGTTTTTAATTTTTTTGGAATAATTGATATTATGTATCGATTTTAG
- a CDS encoding UDP-glucose/GDP-mannose dehydrogenase family protein, whose product MYKIAVAGTGYVGLVAGVCFAEVGHRVTCVDIDEAKINLMKSGISPIYETDLEELMQKNYSSGKIDYTTNFQQAYKEADAIFIGVGTPEQLDGSANLSYIATVARQIAESVEKECLVVVKSTVPVGTNDKVEQFIQDFLVNDVRVEVASNPEFLAQGSAVHDTLHAERIVIGTESKWAEELLMNIYEPFNLPIVSVNRRSAEMIKYASNDFLALKISYMNDIANLCELVGADVQDVAKGMSYDSRIGNKFLNAGIGYGGSCFPKDTKALEYIAKQNGYELKTVTAAIDVNNEQKTLLYKKASKRLITFNGLKVAVLGLTFKPGTDDLREAASLVNVPLLLQQGADIYAFDPVGADNFAKVHPAGKNSKGSITYVENVEVALENANVCFIFTEWGEVKAITPENYKSLMRTPLVYDGRNIYSIAEMKEAGVEYHSVGRQAVERSAVKEYKKSEL is encoded by the coding sequence GTGTATAAAATAGCGGTAGCAGGAACAGGTTACGTAGGCTTAGTCGCTGGCGTTTGTTTTGCTGAAGTAGGACATCGTGTAACCTGTGTTGATATAGATGAAGCAAAAATAAATCTTATGAAATCTGGTATTTCTCCAATCTATGAAACAGATCTAGAAGAATTGATGCAAAAAAATTACTCTTCTGGAAAAATAGACTATACTACTAATTTTCAACAAGCTTATAAAGAAGCGGATGCAATTTTCATCGGTGTAGGTACTCCAGAACAACTCGACGGATCTGCCAATTTATCATACATTGCTACAGTTGCTAGACAAATTGCTGAATCGGTAGAAAAAGAATGTCTAGTAGTAGTTAAATCGACAGTTCCAGTTGGTACAAATGATAAAGTAGAACAATTTATTCAGGATTTTCTAGTAAATGATGTAAGAGTAGAAGTAGCTTCTAATCCCGAATTCCTTGCACAAGGATCTGCAGTACACGACACACTACACGCAGAGAGAATTGTTATTGGCACAGAGAGTAAATGGGCAGAGGAATTGCTTATGAATATTTATGAGCCTTTTAATCTGCCAATTGTATCAGTTAATAGAAGGTCTGCGGAGATGATTAAGTATGCTTCTAATGATTTTCTTGCTCTGAAGATTTCTTATATGAATGACATTGCCAATCTGTGTGAGCTTGTTGGGGCGGATGTACAAGATGTTGCCAAAGGGATGAGCTATGATTCTCGTATTGGGAATAAGTTCTTAAATGCGGGAATTGGTTATGGTGGTTCTTGCTTCCCTAAGGATACGAAGGCATTGGAATACATCGCTAAGCAGAATGGATATGAGTTAAAAACTGTTACTGCTGCCATTGATGTGAACAATGAGCAAAAGACATTGCTTTATAAGAAAGCTAGCAAGCGGTTAATTACGTTTAATGGCTTGAAAGTGGCTGTGTTAGGATTGACTTTTAAACCAGGGACAGATGACTTACGAGAAGCAGCATCGCTTGTAAATGTGCCTTTATTGCTTCAACAGGGTGCAGATATCTATGCTTTTGATCCAGTAGGTGCAGATAACTTTGCCAAGGTTCATCCAGCAGGAAAGAATAGCAAAGGTTCTATTACTTATGTTGAGAATGTGGAAGTTGCGCTGGAAAATGCTAATGTCTGTTTTATCTTCACAGAGTGGGGCGAAGTGAAAGCTATCACTCCAGAAAACTACAAGAGCTTGATGAGAACTCCTTTAGTGTACGATGGCAGAAACATCTACAGTATCGCAGAGATGAAGGAAGCTGGAGTAGAGTATCATTCTGTAGGTAGACAAGCTGTAGAGAGAAGCGCAGTAAAGGAGTACAAAAAGAGTGAGTTATAA
- a CDS encoding DUF948 domain-containing protein gives MLEWSAIIAAVAFTILVIYLIMTLRKVMTTLAETEKALSDARTAVNGITEEAEDLLHNANQISDDVKGKMKAVEPLIESAHDVGDMMHHVTSEIKRTAIQKKPPKTIHTQESKPVQIRLK, from the coding sequence ATGCTGGAATGGAGTGCTATTATTGCAGCCGTCGCGTTTACCATTCTTGTCATCTATTTGATCATGACATTAAGAAAAGTAATGACAACACTTGCCGAAACGGAAAAGGCGCTGTCTGATGCACGGACAGCCGTAAACGGAATAACAGAGGAAGCCGAGGATTTACTTCATAACGCCAACCAAATTTCTGACGATGTAAAAGGAAAAATGAAAGCCGTTGAACCTTTAATCGAGTCCGCTCATGATGTAGGCGATATGATGCACCATGTAACAAGCGAGATAAAGAGAACGGCTATACAAAAGAAACCACCAAAAACCATTCATACACAGGAAAGCAAGCCAGTCCAGATTAGATTGAAGTAA
- a CDS encoding GDP-mannose 4,6-dehydratase — protein sequence MSYKPLDLSKTYLITGAAGFVGFYLSKKLLEKGCRVLGIDNLNDYYDVNLKHARLEQLKPFEKFTFLEGDISDKQTIDAIFKEFQPNVVVNLAAQAGVRYSIENPDVYIQSNIIGFYNILEACRHNPVDHLVYASSSSVYGANTKVPFEETDFVDTPVSLYASTKKSNELMAHTYSHLYKIPATGLRFFTVYGPMGRPDMAYFGFTDKYFAGEAINIFNNGDFGNDLYRDFTYIDDIVEGIERLIGQPSVESVPHKVFNIGNNNPEKLMTFIGALEKALSNSLGREVQFEKKFEPIKPGDVPATYASTDLLEEAVGFKPKTSIEDGLQWFADWYVEYYQKK from the coding sequence GTGAGTTATAAACCGTTAGACCTTAGCAAAACATACCTAATCACAGGTGCAGCTGGCTTTGTTGGCTTTTACTTATCAAAAAAGCTCCTTGAAAAGGGCTGCCGTGTGTTAGGTATTGATAATTTGAATGATTATTACGATGTGAACCTTAAGCATGCTCGTTTAGAACAGCTCAAGCCATTTGAGAAGTTTACGTTTCTTGAGGGAGATATTTCTGACAAGCAGACGATTGATGCGATTTTTAAAGAATTCCAGCCAAATGTCGTGGTGAATTTAGCTGCGCAAGCCGGTGTTCGTTATTCTATTGAAAATCCAGATGTTTATATACAAAGTAACATTATTGGGTTCTATAACATCTTAGAAGCATGTAGGCACAACCCGGTGGACCACCTTGTATATGCGTCTTCTAGCTCCGTCTATGGCGCCAACACGAAGGTACCATTTGAAGAAACAGATTTCGTGGATACACCGGTGTCCCTATATGCATCCACCAAGAAGTCAAACGAACTAATGGCTCATACTTACAGCCATCTATACAAAATCCCAGCAACCGGCCTACGCTTCTTTACTGTCTACGGCCCAATGGGAAGACCAGACATGGCCTACTTCGGCTTTACCGATAAATACTTTGCTGGCGAAGCAATTAACATCTTCAACAATGGCGATTTTGGCAATGATCTATACCGAGATTTCACCTATATTGATGATATTGTAGAGGGAATTGAGAGGCTGATTGGGCAACCTTCGGTTGAGAGTGTTCCTCACAAAGTGTTTAATATTGGGAATAATAATCCAGAGAAGTTAATGACTTTTATCGGGGCATTGGAGAAGGCGTTGAGCAACTCTTTGGGACGAGAAGTGCAGTTTGAGAAGAAATTTGAACCAATCAAACCTGGCGATGTTCCTGCTACTTATGCATCTACTGATTTATTGGAAGAAGCTGTAGGGTTTAAGCCTAAGACCTCTATTGAAGATGGGTTGCAGTGGTTTGCGGATTGGTATGTGGAGTATTATCAGAAGAAGTGA
- a CDS encoding P63C domain-containing protein, which yields MDVQNYHLVNRCLKMPHANMVGYFKINKEVIYCALGENEKVYFDTQQKELVEKYITEINKDSFVELPRAVVNDSEFRIGETKLVCSVLNDGRRVIKDTSLFPALDRSRKGEKRIDGFPAIIGSKALAELFNKLYPNQVDIISPFDVAQFNGRTGKWYDANVLPIICDLYMEAEKEKLITPSQEHVLKKAKILLRSLAKVGITALIDEATNYQEVRGKDELQLLLEKFISNELRPYSAEFPHEYFEQLFRLYGLPYDPTTNKRPRYFAQFNIKYVYELLPPTVWEKLDEMNPVIRIDGTSRYYRKYRIHQYLTEDKGLRFLREHLQSLIPVMKLSKDIDDFRANFNAVFADKIKSINRMKEEQEYQLSFSKNKED from the coding sequence ATGGATGTGCAAAACTACCACTTAGTTAATCGATGCTTAAAAATGCCACATGCAAATATGGTAGGTTACTTCAAAATCAATAAGGAAGTCATTTACTGTGCGTTAGGAGAGAACGAAAAAGTTTATTTTGATACGCAGCAAAAGGAACTAGTTGAAAAGTATATTACAGAGATAAATAAGGATAGTTTTGTCGAATTACCTAGAGCGGTTGTTAACGATTCAGAATTCCGGATTGGAGAGACAAAGTTAGTATGTAGCGTCTTAAATGACGGGAGAAGGGTTATTAAAGATACTAGTCTCTTTCCAGCACTAGACCGTAGCAGAAAAGGGGAAAAAAGAATTGATGGTTTCCCTGCAATAATAGGTTCAAAGGCTTTAGCCGAATTATTTAACAAACTATACCCAAACCAGGTCGATATTATCAGTCCATTTGACGTTGCACAATTTAATGGAAGAACGGGAAAGTGGTATGATGCAAACGTGCTCCCTATTATTTGTGACCTATACATGGAAGCAGAAAAAGAGAAATTGATTACTCCCAGCCAAGAACATGTGCTTAAAAAAGCAAAAATCTTGCTAAGATCTTTGGCTAAAGTCGGAATAACTGCACTTATTGATGAGGCAACTAATTACCAAGAAGTACGTGGGAAAGATGAACTACAATTGTTACTAGAAAAGTTCATATCTAACGAATTACGCCCATATTCTGCTGAATTCCCGCATGAATATTTCGAGCAATTATTTAGACTATATGGTTTACCCTATGATCCGACAACAAACAAAAGACCTAGGTATTTTGCACAATTTAATATAAAATACGTTTACGAATTATTACCACCAACTGTTTGGGAAAAACTTGACGAAATGAACCCGGTTATAAGAATTGATGGAACAAGCCGTTATTATCGTAAGTATCGTATTCACCAATACTTAACTGAAGATAAAGGGCTTCGCTTTTTAAGAGAGCATTTACAATCCTTAATACCAGTTATGAAACTATCAAAAGACATAGATGATTTTAGAGCAAACTTCAACGCTGTATTTGCTGACAAAATTAAATCTATAAATCGGATGAAAGAAGAACAAGAGTACCAACTATCATTTTCTAAAAATAAAGAGGATTAA
- a CDS encoding HNH endonuclease has protein sequence MNEKLLNRIKEVLVSSAVKNQVIEYSRLSREIGGIISPIKLNEPLGEISLRCIKKGFPPLSAIVVNQQTQLPGEGFFTWVASKMGYIDLPHSEWEDFFNKQKEAVFSCDWDEYLDNKPTNKGSNNVSIFSKEDLNERLSDTSYVIGDETRYYILTLKMFLETATVGPYQYQVVVLENHQEVSKHTLENKDSKQLLTPSKKKGFELLFEHNPMVNINDISMVHYKQDRLKDTPWDKEPRVDLEALYNKMDTKRLRNIVKHDVEMEKQQYASSYKDGEVKQYYGNRYERKSKNRLNAIEIHGTQCAVCDFKFEEVYGELGKDFIEIHHVKPLSTLDGAIEIDAENDLVPVCPNCHRMLHRKREKVLSVGELKEIIQSQISIKS, from the coding sequence ATGAATGAAAAACTGTTAAATAGAATAAAAGAAGTTCTAGTATCATCGGCAGTTAAAAATCAGGTTATTGAATATAGCAGATTAAGTAGAGAAATTGGCGGGATAATCTCACCAATTAAATTAAATGAACCTTTAGGTGAAATTTCATTAAGGTGCATAAAGAAAGGTTTTCCACCGCTTTCTGCAATTGTTGTTAATCAACAAACACAACTTCCAGGAGAAGGCTTTTTTACTTGGGTAGCTTCAAAGATGGGTTACATAGACTTACCTCATTCGGAATGGGAAGATTTTTTTAATAAACAAAAAGAGGCCGTTTTCAGTTGTGATTGGGACGAATACTTAGATAATAAACCAACAAATAAAGGGAGTAACAATGTAAGCATATTTTCAAAAGAAGATCTGAATGAACGATTATCAGATACATCATATGTAATAGGTGATGAGACAAGGTATTACATTTTAACACTAAAAATGTTCCTTGAAACAGCAACTGTTGGTCCCTATCAGTATCAGGTTGTGGTATTGGAAAACCATCAGGAAGTAAGTAAGCATACTTTAGAAAACAAGGATTCAAAACAGCTGCTTACACCTAGTAAGAAAAAGGGATTTGAGCTTTTATTTGAGCACAACCCAATGGTTAATATTAATGATATTAGTATGGTGCATTACAAGCAGGATCGCTTAAAAGATACACCTTGGGATAAAGAGCCAAGAGTCGATCTTGAGGCCCTATATAATAAAATGGATACCAAAAGGCTCCGAAATATAGTAAAGCATGATGTAGAAATGGAGAAGCAGCAATATGCATCAAGCTATAAAGACGGAGAAGTAAAACAATACTATGGGAATCGTTATGAGCGTAAATCGAAAAACCGTCTGAATGCTATCGAGATCCACGGAACTCAATGTGCCGTATGTGACTTTAAGTTTGAAGAGGTTTATGGTGAACTTGGAAAAGATTTTATTGAGATTCATCATGTAAAGCCCTTAAGTACGTTAGACGGAGCAATTGAAATTGATGCTGAAAATGATTTAGTACCAGTTTGCCCTAATTGTCATCGAATGCTGCACCGAAAAAGAGAAAAGGTTCTGTCAGTGGGTGAATTAAAGGAAATCATACAAAGTCAGATTTCAATAAAGTCTTAA
- a CDS encoding polysaccharide pyruvyl transferase family protein yields the protein MSESKQKVGIITFHRAENFGAVLQAFALQNYIKNQGYNAEIIDYDFKNVSQKYNLLLNSKFHNSKNPLKRIRILLSNIYNLNKKITRKNNYKEFRRGSLLLSAKKYDDYEDLIDNPPLYDFYITGSDQVWNKDFLDKGEYSFYLDFVKSGIKLSYAASTGGNAIKEENLKHISRLDFISIREKSTAMSLQDKIENTVYNVCDPVFLLKHNEWNNFYQKKRSVRKDNTKYILLYNIWTDDNLIELVNEISSKLNMKVVCYNKKDKFNDAQIDFENEVPEQFLRLIAEAEYVITSSFHGTAFSIIFNKKFITSSHPSTGARMIDVLDNFGLSKRLIDTKNSAEKNIEILKTDIDYIMVNELLEKEREKAKEYLSTAFNSIN from the coding sequence ATGAGTGAGTCAAAACAGAAAGTAGGAATTATCACTTTCCATAGAGCAGAAAATTTTGGAGCAGTATTACAAGCATTTGCTTTACAAAATTATATAAAAAACCAAGGTTATAATGCTGAGATAATAGATTATGACTTTAAAAATGTATCACAGAAATATAATCTACTTCTCAATTCGAAATTTCATAACTCAAAAAATCCATTAAAAAGGATTAGAATATTATTATCTAACATTTATAACCTTAATAAAAAGATAACTAGAAAAAATAATTATAAAGAATTTAGAAGGGGAAGTTTATTGCTTTCAGCTAAAAAATATGATGATTACGAAGACTTAATAGACAATCCTCCTCTTTATGATTTTTATATAACAGGAAGTGATCAGGTCTGGAATAAAGACTTTTTAGATAAAGGTGAGTATTCCTTTTATTTGGATTTTGTAAAAAGCGGAATTAAATTATCATATGCAGCAAGTACAGGAGGTAATGCTATCAAAGAGGAAAATCTAAAGCATATTTCTAGGTTGGATTTTATTTCAATTAGAGAAAAGTCAACAGCTATGAGTTTACAAGATAAAATTGAGAATACTGTCTATAATGTCTGTGACCCTGTATTTTTGCTGAAACATAATGAGTGGAATAACTTTTATCAGAAAAAAAGGTCAGTAAGAAAAGATAATACAAAATATATACTTCTATATAATATTTGGACAGATGATAACTTAATTGAACTTGTAAACGAAATTTCATCAAAGTTGAACATGAAAGTAGTCTGCTACAATAAGAAAGATAAATTTAATGATGCACAGATTGATTTTGAAAATGAAGTTCCTGAGCAGTTTTTGAGATTAATTGCTGAAGCTGAATATGTAATTACTTCTTCTTTCCATGGGACAGCTTTTTCTATTATTTTTAATAAAAAATTCATTACATCTTCTCACCCTTCAACCGGTGCAAGAATGATTGATGTACTTGATAACTTCGGTCTTTCTAAACGATTAATTGACACTAAAAACTCTGCAGAAAAGAATATAGAAATATTAAAAACTGATATAGATTATATTATGGTTAATGAGTTACTAGAAAAAGAAAGAGAAAAAGCTAAGGAATATTTGAGTACTGCATTTAATTCTATAAATTAA
- a CDS encoding competence protein ComK, whose protein sequence is MQITNDYTITENTIAIEPHIHPQYQTKITDLEGTFYTSERPIEILARSCIHFGASYDGRREATIKLTNFVQKTPVLISEVIGIIALPTHSPDHPDCTWIMYHQIKEVIQTNTNTHCYLRFHNYTELQIPISSQTMRQQTQKAAVIYSIFCTEQRIKYSFVVDGRKGAVMKK, encoded by the coding sequence ATGCAAATTACCAACGACTACACCATCACCGAAAACACCATCGCAATCGAACCTCACATCCACCCCCAGTACCAAACGAAAATCACCGACCTCGAGGGAACCTTCTACACAAGTGAGAGGCCCATCGAGATTCTCGCTAGGAGCTGCATCCACTTCGGTGCCTCCTACGACGGCCGCCGCGAAGCCACCATCAAACTCACCAACTTCGTCCAGAAAACACCAGTCCTCATCTCAGAAGTCATCGGCATCATCGCCCTGCCGACCCATTCCCCAGACCACCCCGACTGCACCTGGATCATGTACCACCAAATCAAAGAAGTCATCCAAACCAACACCAACACCCACTGCTACCTCCGCTTCCACAACTACACCGAGCTCCAAATCCCGATTTCCTCTCAAACCATGCGCCAACAAACCCAAAAAGCAGCCGTCATTTATTCGATTTTCTGTACTGAGCAGCGGATTAAGTATAGCTTTGTGGTAGATGGAAGGAAGGGGGCAGTTATGAAAAAATGA
- a CDS encoding helix-turn-helix domain-containing protein has protein sequence MKIDSRAIGNALRKLRLEHGWKQEELEEYANLSETMLGKIERGEREPLLTTFIKICKNSKQPINAETFINLILEENNKLQSKD, from the coding sequence ATGAAAATAGACTCAAGAGCAATAGGAAATGCTTTACGAAAACTTAGATTAGAGCATGGATGGAAGCAAGAAGAACTGGAAGAGTACGCTAATCTATCAGAGACGATGCTCGGAAAGATTGAAAGGGGTGAAAGAGAACCTTTATTAACAACCTTTATAAAAATATGCAAAAATAGTAAGCAACCAATAAATGCTGAAACTTTTATTAATCTGATTCTTGAAGAAAACAATAAGCTTCAATCTAAAGACTAG
- a CDS encoding FAD-binding protein produces MNNKCNIKKLETNTLSGYKTFHHFENYGEIESIEDYKEYVYWAKEHDIDLYFLGNGSNTLFVNKNIKTLILKNKMPKDIRLISEDKNLYEVSSTVMMYEILNFCYKKSLDSFYFLASVPATIGGALAMNAGEGKRANKSIYDFVESVTYIDTDNLVKKIDRRDMNIEFRKTMFTGCQDKLIISATFKFPSRDFAGINPLKERIMWSKTNQDNIAPNCGSVFSKQFGPIMKLLKGLKIGKAQFSSKTNNWLNNKSEDHRPVLTLILIAKILHILLGRKCEIEVIRVK; encoded by the coding sequence ATGAATAATAAATGCAATATCAAGAAACTTGAAACAAATACTTTATCAGGTTATAAAACGTTTCATCACTTTGAGAATTATGGAGAAATTGAATCGATAGAGGATTACAAAGAATATGTTTATTGGGCCAAGGAACATGATATAGATCTTTATTTTTTAGGTAATGGTTCTAATACCCTTTTTGTTAATAAAAATATAAAAACTTTAATTTTGAAAAATAAGATGCCTAAAGATATTAGATTAATATCAGAAGATAAAAATTTATATGAAGTCTCTTCAACGGTAATGATGTATGAAATTTTAAATTTTTGTTATAAGAAATCTTTAGATTCCTTTTACTTTTTAGCTTCAGTCCCTGCTACTATTGGTGGCGCGTTAGCTATGAATGCAGGTGAAGGTAAGCGTGCTAATAAATCAATTTATGACTTTGTAGAGAGTGTTACTTATATTGATACTGATAACTTAGTTAAGAAGATTGATCGAAGAGATATGAATATAGAGTTTAGAAAAACTATGTTTACAGGTTGCCAAGATAAACTCATTATTAGTGCTACTTTTAAATTCCCATCAAGGGACTTCGCTGGCATAAATCCATTAAAAGAAAGAATTATGTGGTCCAAGACAAACCAAGATAATATCGCTCCTAATTGCGGCTCAGTGTTTAGTAAACAATTTGGGCCAATTATGAAATTATTAAAAGGATTAAAAATAGGAAAAGCACAGTTTTCATCAAAAACAAATAATTGGCTAAATAATAAATCTGAAGACCACCGTCCGGTCCTAACTCTAATATTAATAGCTAAAATATTGCATATTCTATTAGGGAGAAAGTGTGAAATAGAAGTGATTCGTGTAAAATAG